In Streptococcus respiraculi, one DNA window encodes the following:
- the fabD gene encoding ACP S-malonyltransferase — translation MTKTAYLFAGQGAQYLGMGRDLYDRYEIVRKTFDEATSVLGYDVRALIDSDEERLNQTRYTQPAILTVSVAIWRLLQEKGARADMVAGLSLGEYSALVASGALDFKEAVALVAKRGEYMETAAPAGSGKMVAVLNADLETIESACQAASSYGIVAPANYNTPNQIVIGGEVRAVDKAVELLKEAGVKRLIPLNVSGPFHTALLQSASKQLAQALAEVSFRDFELPLVGNTLAQVMTKEEIVPLLTRQVMEPVRFYDSIACLQEAGITGFVEIGPGTVLSSFLKKIDRSARIQQVENLATLEAFVTKE, via the coding sequence ATGACAAAAACAGCCTATTTATTTGCAGGTCAAGGAGCCCAATACCTAGGGATGGGACGGGATTTGTATGACCGGTATGAGATTGTCAGGAAAACCTTTGATGAGGCGACCAGTGTTCTTGGCTATGATGTGCGTGCCTTGATTGATTCAGATGAGGAACGGCTCAATCAAACTCGCTACACGCAGCCTGCTATCTTGACCGTATCGGTTGCCATTTGGCGCTTGTTGCAAGAAAAAGGAGCAAGAGCTGATATGGTGGCGGGACTCTCTCTTGGGGAATACAGCGCCTTGGTGGCGTCAGGCGCCTTGGACTTTAAAGAGGCGGTTGCCTTGGTGGCAAAGCGCGGTGAATACATGGAAACCGCAGCGCCAGCAGGGAGTGGCAAAATGGTCGCTGTCTTGAATGCGGACCTAGAGACAATTGAGAGTGCCTGTCAAGCTGCGTCTAGTTATGGTATTGTAGCGCCTGCCAACTACAATACTCCCAACCAAATCGTGATTGGTGGTGAGGTTAGAGCGGTTGACAAAGCTGTAGAGTTGCTCAAGGAAGCCGGTGTCAAGCGGCTGATTCCGCTCAATGTATCAGGTCCTTTTCATACCGCCTTGTTGCAATCTGCCTCGAAACAATTAGCCCAAGCTCTAGCGGAAGTTTCCTTCCGAGACTTTGAGTTGCCTTTGGTAGGCAATACTCTAGCGCAAGTGATGACCAAGGAGGAAATCGTGCCTCTCTTGACCCGTCAGGTGATGGAGCCAGTCCGCTTTTATGATTCGATTGCTTGCTTACAAGAGGCAGGGATAACAGGCTTTGTAGAGATTGGTCCAGGGACGGTCTTATCAAGCTTTTTGAAAAAAATTGACCGCTCAGCAAGAATCCAGCAGGTAGAAAATCTCGCTACGCTTGAAGCATTCGTAACGAAGGAGTAA
- the accB gene encoding acetyl-CoA carboxylase biotin carboxyl carrier protein, producing MNNTEIKDLMSQFDQSSLREFSYTSDGVQLVFSKNEHKADTATPVVAPATVAEAVAAPQVEATPALVTGATPNAASEGTVVESPLVGVAYLSPSPDKPAFVAVGDTVKQGQTVMIIEAMKVMNEIPAPCDGIVAEVLVANEDVIEFGQGLVRIV from the coding sequence GTGAACAATACAGAGATTAAGGACTTGATGAGCCAGTTTGATCAGTCAAGTCTGCGTGAATTTTCGTATACAAGTGATGGTGTTCAGCTAGTCTTTAGTAAAAATGAACACAAGGCTGATACCGCCACTCCAGTTGTAGCACCAGCCACTGTAGCAGAAGCAGTAGCTGCTCCTCAAGTGGAAGCGACACCAGCACTAGTTACAGGGGCTACACCTAATGCTGCTAGTGAAGGGACAGTAGTAGAAAGTCCCCTTGTAGGCGTAGCCTATCTGTCCCCTTCACCAGATAAGCCAGCCTTTGTGGCGGTTGGGGATACGGTTAAACAGGGACAGACCGTGATGATTATCGAGGCTATGAAGGTCATGAATGAAATTCCAGCCCCATGTGACGGTATTGTGGCTGAAGTCTTGGTCGCAAATGAAGATGTGATTGAATTTGGACAAGGATTGGTACGGATTGTATGA
- the fabG gene encoding 3-oxoacyl-[acyl-carrier-protein] reductase, which produces MEVSGKNVLITGSSRGIGLGIAREFARQGANVILNGRSSISEEILESFSGYGIKVYVVLGDVARQEDAKRMVAEATELAGSVDILVNNAGITKDGLALKMSEDDFEAVLKVNLTGTFNMTQAVLKPMTKAKAGAIINLSSVVGLTGNAGQANYAASKAGVIGFTKSIAREVAGRNVRVNAIAPGFIESDMTAVLSDKIKDAMLGQIPMKRFGLAQEVAEVAVFLARQEYLTGQVVAIDGGLTMQ; this is translated from the coding sequence ATGGAAGTAAGTGGAAAAAATGTATTGATTACAGGATCCAGTCGTGGAATTGGACTTGGTATTGCCCGTGAGTTTGCAAGGCAAGGTGCCAATGTCATTTTAAATGGACGAAGCAGTATTTCAGAAGAAATCCTAGAGAGCTTCTCTGGCTATGGTATCAAGGTTTATGTGGTGCTTGGCGATGTTGCCAGGCAAGAAGATGCCAAGCGCATGGTGGCAGAAGCAACAGAACTTGCAGGTTCTGTCGATATTCTAGTTAATAATGCCGGCATTACCAAAGATGGTCTTGCGCTCAAAATGTCAGAAGATGACTTTGAAGCGGTGCTTAAGGTCAATCTGACTGGCACCTTTAACATGACTCAGGCTGTCTTGAAACCCATGACCAAGGCGAAAGCGGGGGCAATCATCAATTTATCCAGCGTTGTAGGCCTGACAGGAAATGCCGGTCAAGCCAACTATGCGGCTTCTAAGGCGGGTGTGATTGGCTTTACCAAATCGATTGCCCGCGAAGTGGCAGGACGAAATGTCCGTGTCAATGCCATCGCCCCAGGCTTTATCGAATCAGACATGACGGCTGTACTGTCTGATAAAATCAAAGATGCCATGCTCGGACAGATTCCGATGAAACGTTTTGGGCTGGCACAGGAAGTGGCTGAAGTCGCGGTTTTCCTAGCTCGCCAAGAGTACCTCACTGGCCAAGTCGTCGCTATCGACGGTGGCTTAACCATGCAATAA
- the fabF gene encoding beta-ketoacyl-ACP synthase II, translated as MTTNRVVVTGYGLTSPIGNTPEEFWNSLKTGKVGIGPITKFDTSDYNVHNAAEVTDFPFDKYFVKKDMNRYDLYSLYALYAAQEAVTNAGLETDRLDRDRFGVVLSTGIGGIKEIEEQVEKMNTKGAKRIRPMALPKALPNMAAGNIAMQVGANGICKCVITACASSNDAIGEAFREIKFGFQDVILAGGSEAAITPFAIGGFQALTALSTTEDPLRASIPFDKDRNGFVMGEGAAVLVLESLEHAEKRGATILAEIVGYGNTCDAHHMTSPHPEGLGAIKAMKLAIGEAGLEPQDIDYINAHGTSTPANEKGESQAIVSVFGTKTPVSSTKSYTGHLLGAAGAVEAVAVIEAMRHSHAPKTAGTQELSDYIEADVIYGRGRDMEIRHAISNTFGFGGHNAVIAFKRWED; from the coding sequence ATGACAACAAATCGTGTAGTAGTAACAGGATACGGCTTAACCTCACCGATTGGCAATACGCCTGAAGAATTTTGGAATAGTTTAAAAACTGGAAAAGTTGGGATTGGTCCCATTACCAAGTTTGATACCAGTGACTACAATGTCCACAACGCAGCAGAAGTGACGGATTTCCCCTTTGACAAGTATTTCGTCAAGAAAGATATGAACCGCTACGACCTCTATTCTCTTTATGCCCTGTATGCGGCCCAGGAAGCCGTTACAAATGCGGGTTTGGAAACGGACCGTCTTGACCGTGATCGTTTTGGCGTGGTCTTGTCAACGGGTATCGGTGGTATCAAGGAAATCGAAGAGCAAGTGGAGAAGATGAATACCAAGGGAGCGAAGCGCATTCGCCCAATGGCGCTGCCAAAAGCTCTTCCCAATATGGCTGCTGGCAATATCGCGATGCAAGTAGGAGCAAATGGAATCTGTAAGTGTGTGATTACAGCTTGTGCTTCCTCAAACGATGCTATTGGCGAAGCCTTCCGTGAAATCAAGTTTGGCTTTCAAGATGTCATTTTAGCAGGTGGATCGGAAGCTGCGATTACACCGTTTGCAATCGGTGGTTTCCAAGCCTTAACCGCTCTTTCCACTACCGAAGACCCGCTGAGAGCTTCGATTCCCTTTGATAAGGATCGTAACGGCTTTGTCATGGGAGAAGGTGCGGCCGTTCTGGTCTTAGAGAGCTTGGAGCATGCTGAAAAACGCGGTGCGACCATTCTAGCAGAAATCGTTGGTTACGGAAATACTTGTGATGCCCACCACATGACTTCTCCTCATCCAGAAGGCCTTGGTGCTATTAAGGCGATGAAGCTAGCGATTGGTGAGGCAGGTTTAGAGCCTCAAGATATCGACTATATCAATGCCCACGGAACGTCTACTCCTGCCAATGAAAAGGGGGAAAGCCAAGCGATTGTATCAGTATTTGGAACAAAGACCCCTGTGTCTTCGACCAAGTCTTATACAGGGCACCTTCTCGGTGCGGCTGGTGCGGTTGAGGCGGTTGCAGTGATTGAGGCTATGCGCCATTCTCACGCTCCAAAAACAGCTGGAACTCAGGAATTGTCTGACTATATTGAAGCAGATGTCATTTATGGTCGAGGGCGTGACATGGAGATTCGCCATGCGATTTCAAATACCTTTGGTTTTGGTGGTCACAATGCAGTCATTGCCTTTAAACGTTGGGAGGATTAA